One Solanum pennellii chromosome 9, SPENNV200 DNA segment encodes these proteins:
- the LOC107031578 gene encoding chalcone synthase 1B, with translation MVTVEEYRKAQRAEGPATILAIGTSTPSNCVDQSTYPEYYFRITNSEHKTELKEKFKRMCDKSMIKKRYMHLTEEILKENPNMCAYMAPSLDARQDIVVVEVPKLGKEAAQKAIKEWGQPKSKITHLVFCTTSGVDMPGCDYQLAKLLGLRPSVKRLMMYQQGCFAGGTVLRLAKDLAENNKGARVLVVCSEITAVTFRGPSESHLDSLVGQALFGDGAAAIVIGSDPIVGVERPLFELVSAAQTLVPDSEGAIDGHLREVGLTFHLLKDVPGLISKNIEKSLLEAFQPLGISDWNSLFWIAHPGGPAILDQVELKLGLKPEKLRATREVLSNYGNMSSACVLFILDEMRKTSTKEGLGTTGEGLEWGVLFGFGPGLTVETVVLHSVAA, from the exons ATGGTCACCGTGGAGGAGTATCGTAAGGCGCAACGTGCAGAGGGTCCAGCTACGATCTTAGCCATTGGAACATCTACGCCTTCTAACTGTGTTGATCAGAGTACTTATCCTGAATATTATTTTCGTATCACTAACAGTGAGCACAAGACTGAGCTCAAGGAGAAATTTAAGCGCATGT gtGATAAATCAATGATTAAGAAGCGATATATGCACTTAACCGAGGAAATATTGAAAGAGAACCCTAACATGTGTGCATACATGGCACCTTCCCTTGATGCAAGGCAAGACATAGTTGTTGTTGAAGTGCCTAAACTTGGCAAAGAGGCAGCCCAAAAGGCCATCAAAGAATGGGGCCAGCCCAAATCCAAGATTACCCATTTGGTCTTTTGTACCACTAGTGGTGTGGACATGCCCGGGTGCGACTACCAACTCGCGAAGCTCCTGGGGCTTCGCCCATCAGTCAAGCGACTCATGATGTACCAACAAGGTTGCTTTGCCGGGGGAACAGTTCTTCGGCTAGCCAAGGACTTGGCTGAGAACAACAAGGGCGCTAGAGTCCTTGTTGTTTGCTCTGAGATCACTGCAGTCACATTCCGTGGACCCAGTGAATCTCACTTGGATAGCCTGGTAGGCCAAGCCCTTTTTGGTGATGGGGCGGCCGCAATCGTTATAGGTTCGGACCCAATTGTAGGGGTCGAAAGGCCTTTATTTGAACTCGTCTCAGCAGCCCAAACTCTTGTCCCCGATAGCGAAGGCGCTATCGACGGACACCTCCGTGAGGTTGGGCTTACATTCCACTTACTCAAGGATGTTCCTGGGCTTATCTCGAAAAACATCGAAAAGAGCCTTCTAGAAGCATTTCAACCTCTAGGTATATCTGACTGGAACTCTCTATTTTGGATCGCTCACCCTGGCGGGCCTGCGATTTTGGACCAAGTTGAATTAAAGTTGGGCCTAAAGCCTGAGAAACTTAGGGCTACAAGAGAAGTACTAAGTAACTATGGCAATATGTCAAGTGCTTGTGTGTTGTTTATTTTGGATGAAATGAGAAAGACCTCTACAAAAGAAGGCCTAGGAACTACTGGTGAAGGCCTTGAATGGGGTGTCCTTTTTGGATTTGGGCCTGGGCTTACAGTTGAGACTGTTGTCCTTCACAGTGTTGCTGCTTAG
- the LOC107029732 gene encoding 60S acidic ribosomal protein P0-like: MAIKPTKSEKKVMYDQKLCKYLDSYNQILIVNADNVGSSQMQGIRKGLRGDSVVLMGKNTMMKRSVRIHAGNTGNDAFLNLIPLLVGNVGLIFTKGDLKEIKEEVAKYKVGAPARVGLIAPVDVIVPPGNTGLDPSQTSFFQVLNIATKINKGTVEIITPVELIKKGDKVGSSEAALLSKLGIRPFSYGLVVISVYDNGSVFSPQVLDLTDEDLVEKFAAGVTMITTLSLAISYPTLAAAPHMIVNGYKNVLGVAVVTEYTYPQAQQVKEYLKDPSKFAVAIAVVAESATTSQGIVETEDKKEEEAESEEDDAMFGLFDD, translated from the exons ATGGCTATCAAACCaacaaaaagtgaaaaaaaggTTATGTATGACCAAAAGTTATGCAAATATTTAGACTCTTACAATCAAATATTGATCGTAAATGCCGATAATGTTGGTTCTAGTCAAATGCAAGGGATTCGTAAGGGTCTCCGAGGTGATTCTGTCGTACTTATGGGAAAAAATACTATGATGAAAAGGTCCGTTAGGATCCATGCTGGAAATACCGGAAACGATGCATTCCTTAATCTTATTCCTCTTCTTGTC ggCAATGTTGGTTTGATCTTCACTAAGGGTGATTTGAAGGAGATAAAGGAAGAAGTTGCAAAATACAag GTGGGAGCTCCTGCACGCGTTGGATTAATTGCACCAGTTGATGTGATTGTTCCTCCCGGCAATACTGGCCTTGATCCTTCTCAAACATCCTTCTTTCAG GTACTCAACATTGCCACAAAGATCAATAAGGGAACAGTTGAAATCATTACCCCAGTTGAACTAATCAAGAAGGGTGACAAAGTGGGCTCATCAGAAGCAGCCCTTTTATCAAAACTTGGAATAAGGCCTTTTTCTTATGGGCTTGTTGTTATTTCTGTTTATGATAATGGATCAGTTTTTAGCCCACAAGTATTGGACTTAACTGATGAAGACCTTGTTGAAAAATTTGCTGCTGGTGTTACAATGATCACCACTTTATCTTTGGCTATTTCTTACCCAACACTTGCTGCTGCACCACACATGATTGTTAATGGTTATAAGAATGTTTTGGGTGTTGCTGTTGTGACTGAGTATACATATCCACAAGCTCAACAAGTCAAAGAATATCTCAAG GATCCTAGTAAGTTTGCCGTTGCAATTGCTGTGGTTGCTGAGTCTGCTACAACTTCTCAAGGTATCGTTGAGACTGAAGataagaaggaagaagaagcgGAATCTGAAGAGGATGATGCTATGTTTGGTCTTTTCGAtgattaa